The genomic DNA CTGGTGGCCAAGTTCTTCGACGCCGCCGGTGATCAACGCGCTCGCCGCGCCGAATGCGTCCGTCACATGTTCGGCATGAATCCCCGTTCCCGCGACGCGCCGCTCGTGGAAGACAATTTTTAGTCCGTCCAGCGTGGCGCCGCGACGGGGACGGCCCGCAACGGTGACCGTCTCCGTGCCGTTGCCGCGCGTCGAAATCCTCGCTCGGCTGGAACCCAGCAGCGGATTGGGAGCGACAAGTCCGATTCCGCCAAGCCAGTCGTCGTGAGCCAGCAGGTCGAAATGCAGCCGTTCGAGCAGCCAAGACCGGGCGCGCCGATACCGTTCAACGCTCGTCATGCCTTCGGTCATGTCCACGATCGGCGCCGGAAGCGGCTGCATCGATACGAGTCGGTGGAGCCGGGGCATCACATGCCAGGCCGGCGAGAACGGGACGTCATTGCGTAGGACGAGGCGACGGACCGGGGGCTCGGGAGACAAGATACCCAGCGAGATCTCAACCGGCGCGCCGGGGTGCGCTTGCGTTGGCACATTCCAGCATGCTTGATACCAGTCGAGCGCTGCGGATATCGGCAGCACATTCCTCGACACGTAGAGTCGGCCGGGATCGCAATTCATCGCCTGAGCGCCGTTTGGCGGGCTCGGTATCTCAGGGGGCAAGAGTTCGACCGAAGCGAACAGGAGATAATTGGTGCGGTCGCGAGTGAGAGTGGCGATCCGCACCACGCCGCGATCATAGTCGCCATCGATGAGGCCAGCCCAGGCTTCGGAGTGCGCTAAGTCGTCAGCAACTTCGTCTCCTTCCATTCGGCGTCCCTCCTTTTCCTTCGACATCCACGTCGGCGGAGCCTGCCCTTTGCCCCCGGCCAAGCCGCCACCCCGTGCTCCAAGGACAGCTAAGTTACAAGTGAGCGCGACGGGAATCGAAATTCAGCATGAGCAACGCCATGGGAACATTCGAGGATGGCATGACCTTACAGCACGATATTCCAATAACAGAGCGCGTCGCGAACTTTCTCTCGAGGGTAGAATTCGCCAGCGGTTTCGAGATCGCGGGCAATTGCAGCCTTACGGTTTCGTGCCTTGGCCCGGATCTTGTCGTTAATCGGAACGATCCCGGGCACCGAACCCGACGCTGCATGCCTCCAACTCTCAGGATAGTCGGCGGGATCGAAGGCATCGTCAGCCTGTGGCAGCAGGTCGGGATGATCGCAGGACCAGCCGAAGAGGTCGCCGGAACACCGGCGAAGCATCGCCTTCACCTCGGGCATGACGTCGGTGAATGCCTTGAGAGGCGTCGGCAGGAGGACCATGTTGGCGACGCAGGAGAAGAAGCGATGGTCCTGCACGACCGAATTTGCTTTCACGAAGCGCGGATCATCGACCCCCCAGATGTGGCAGCAGGTCCAATGCGGCCTTTCTTTGAGAGTGATCCCCATGGCCTCGCATAGCGCCTTGTTTGCCTGGGTATTGCCCTCGATTTTGTCGGTGATGTCGCCTGACTGGCGGTTAGTGTTTTGCCGGCGGATTGACCAGTTCGCGTTGTAAAGTGCGCCACGCCGCGCAAACTCGGGAAACCATACCGGCAGGAGCCTGAAGGTCTCGGGGTCCACCCAACGCGCGGTCCGCTCGATCAATGCCGCGATGCTGCGGGTGTCGATATGACGCTTGAGAACGAGCAAGCCATCTTCCACTTTGTCACTCCCGTTTATGGACGGCCTTCAGCCGATCATGACCTCTTCGCGCACGCATGACTTGGTGTCGGAAGTCACGACCGAGAGGAAGAGGCCGTGGGATGCTACGGCTTGCACGACCGCCGTGCCGGGGTGCCTCCATGTCCCGATAGCATCGGCGGCAACTATGCAGAAACTGGGGTCTATTTTGGTCAGGAGTTCGGCGTCGAAATTGCCTTCCGATCCGTGGTGCGGGACGGTCAGCGTGACGACTTCGTCGAGAAGCTTGCAAAAATGCGCGAGAAAGCGCCGTCGTCGGGCCTTTTCCTTCAGCGCTGCGTCCCCCGTTCCCAGCCAGGCTATTCCACCCTTGCCCTGCGCGTTCCAGGTGCCGAAAGTCCCATAATGTCCTTCCGGTCGAACGACGCCGTCGGGGAGCGGTCCAGAATACAGACACATTGAGGTGATGTTGAGGTTCTTCGAGACGGCGGAATATGCCTGTGTCAGGTCACCCGCCCGATTTGTAACGAGATCCCGCAGATTGGCCGACACGGCCAGCCAGGGTTTCAAAGCAGCAGCCTTCATCTTGGCCTTGGCAGAAACGCCGTGGTTTAGCGCCTTTAGCAGAGCGCGGAAAAACACGGCCTGCTGTGCATCAACCGCCGGATCGACGAAGGGAGAGAGAAGCCACAATCCCAGGTTGGGATCAATGCTGGGTGAAACCAGCCCAATGCTATCGGGCAGCGTGGCGACGATCGGGCCGGGAAGCGCCGACTCTGCCCGGGGTCGGCCATTCGGAGAATTGATCCATCCCCGGCCCAGTGGCTTCCAAGTCACCTGACCCTTTTCGTCCCGCAGACCTTGTATGTCGTGGCCATCAGGCCCTTCGGGCCTGCCGCCGTCCACGTCCGGGGCGCCGGGACTGTCCGGACCACCGGGAACCATGAAAAGTATCTGGCGTGGACGAAATCCAGACAGCGCTGTTGTCGGGTCGATCACGAACTCCCGATAGAAGTCGTCAAGCAGCGTTGCGGGGTCTTCGATGGCGTCGCGCGCATAGGCGATCAGGCGATCGGCAACATTGAAGAATGGCAATACGATCGTATCGACCGCAACGCCCTTCTTGCTGTCGAGAAGTTGAGGCAAGCCATTCAGATGGTCGGCATGGACATGGGAAATGAACAGAAGATCGATCTTTGAGCGGGCACCAGCGGACTTGAGATACTCTTTGATGCTATTTGAACGAGCAGCTTGATATTTCGTCATTGCTCCACAGTCATAAACGTATCGAAGTCGCAGCGCACTTCCCTCATGAAGCTCCGCAGCGTGGAAAAAACCTTGGCCCACTGCATGCTGTATTCTTATGTTGGTCAGGCCCATCCAATCCTCCCTCATCGACTGTACGGAACCGTGACGGTTTAACAACGGTCGGTAAAGACGCTGGCAAACAAACAACTCTAAAGACCGGGGCGCGAAGCTGCCATGAGGTAGAACGGGAGGTGAGTTAAGGCGAATGAACTGTGCTACGCTGGCGTAGGCCGGGCGGTTCCGGAGCACTAAACGGCGATTTTGCTGAGCACCTTTCGCTCAGGTTCCGCGTGCCACGCAACGAACCACGTCGCTTAAAGTCTTGCATGATGGAACCGGACGTCCTCGAACGTCGTCGTGCCTCCTCGGATTTCAGGCAGAAGAGGACTCGAAAAACGGCCCTACAAAGCACAGAAAACCGTCATTTTTTGAGAACCGTCACGAGGTGATACCCTCATCGATACCCTGGGACTTTTTATCGGACTGGTTCGGGTCCCAAAGCTGAATCGCTGACTTTGCGCCGCCGATTCGTGACGCTGGTAGTCGAGTAGATGCCGCGGACATACGGGTCAGGTGGGCAGAGCCATCTGTCCGAAATATGACTACATATTCCGGTCAGATGGCGATTGCGCATTGTCCGAAAAACAGCCTCCGACCAGCCGCCTCAGGCACCGATACGGAATGAATGTCGATCGGCCGATCTTGACGGTTTCGATCTCGCCCGACTTGATTAGCTCATAGAGCGTCGTGCGGGGTATCCCGGTGAGTTTTACAGCGGTCGCGATGCGCACGCTGATAGGTTCGATCGGCAAGGCGCTCAGTTCCGCAGCCGCCTTGCTCGCCTCATCGCGGCGCTGTTCCGCACTCAGCCTGCGCTTCATGATCTGTTTCGCGACCGGACAAATCCCCTGTCGCTGTCGAGGAAGCTAACCAACATCGCCGGAATGAGTTCAGTGACCGATTCCTCGCGGCCATAGGCTTCGGCATAAAGAGCCCCATAATCTTGCAGCATCTGGTGCAGATCGGGCGTGACGGTGATCGACAGCTTGATCGGTGTCCTATCCGGCAATTTTGCCAGTTTCAGTTCGGGCATGACGTGCTCCTAGCCGCGCCAAGGCGCGAGAATGAGATCCTTGTGGACGACGAGCAGGACGCTCGCACCGGGCCGGATCGTGATCGTCGGTTGGATGTCGAGATTGCGCGAGGTAAGCTGATCGCCGGCGCGCGACACGTTCTGCTGGGTCGACTCCCGGATCGCTTGGACGAGGTCGCTCTCGCCGGTGACCGTCAGCTCCGAACCGACCCCCAACAACGTAGAGAGCGCGACACCTTTGAGTAGCGCCCAGCTATGGAAATCGACCTTGTCCTGCAGCCCGGCATAACCCGACGCATCGCTAGCCGGAACATTGTCGATCCGGAGCGAACTGCCGTCAGGCAGTATGATCCGCTGCCACACGATCAGCGCACGCTTCTGGCCGAACGCCACAACGCTGTCGTAACTGCCAATCAACCGCGATCCTTGCGGAATGAGCAGGATGCGCCCGGTCGGACTGTCGAATACCTGACTGATCACCTGCGCCGTCACGAGCCCTGGAAGGTCGGAACGAAGGCCCGTGATCAGGCTCGCCGATATGACGCTGCCCGCCGAAAGCAGGTAGGGCGACGGGGATGCCGTGAGCGTGTGCGGGTTGACATCTCCGGCCCGGTCGAGCGTGCCGACGAACTGTGCCTTCCGCGCCTGCCCGTTCGGATCGCGGTCAGGATCGAGAGCCGGAGCCGATGATTCCGATGCTGTCGGCGCCGGTGCCGCCGAGGTGTCGGCGGTCGCCGTCGGTGAAGGGGCCGTTCGGCCTTGCACCAGCACGCCTGACTCACGAGCAGCCTTGAGTTCGGCGAGTTGCCGTTCGCGTTCCTGCGCCGCGAGCTGGGCCGACGGATCGCTCGTCACGCCTCCAGTCTCCGTTGCCATCCGGCGCTGGCTTTCGAGGATTGGTCGACCGAGGTCCCCAGGCAAGGGCGGGCCGAGCTTGGGAGCATCACCATAGGTGGCGGGCAATCCATTGAGCGCATCGGTCGACGGCCGATTGCTGGGCTCCGACAGCTCCTGTCGATCGGCCACCGCGCTGAACACGCGCGGTTTCAAGGCGATCCAGGCGACCGCCATCAGGCTGACCGATCCCATTGCGGCGATGGCGATGATGACGCCTCGACGAAAGCGGATCGCGCGTGCCGGCTTGGTCCGGATTGCCAATGTTTCCGGATCGACCTTTGGGGCCGGCGCAGGGGCAGCCTCGCTCATGAGCGCTTGCCTTTCCGCGATGCGGAGCCTTCAGCGACGCGGGTGATGTGGACGATCTGCTGCTTGCCGGTTCCGAGCCTCAGTTCCGCCGCATCGAAGATGCGATCCGCCACATAGAAGCGTCCGCGGACACGATAGTTGATCAGCTCCGCCTCGCCCGTGGGGCCAATGATGAAGAGCGGCGGTGCCTCGCCGACTGCAATGCTTGCAGGGAACTCTACAAACGTCTGCCGCCCGTCGTCGAAAGCGCGCAATGGACGCCATGCGGGTTGGTCCCCGCTGACGGCATAGTTGAAATGGAGGTTGTCGATAGCCAGCCCTTCCGAGACCGGTGCAGCGGCAGCAGCCTGCTCGGCCGCGCGCCTCAGGGCAATCAGCTGGTCTGCCGGATAAATCCAGGAAAGCGCCGCCATCGCCGTGCGCGAGGTGGCGGTGAGCTGGAGGTGATAGCTACGGCGATCGGTGGTGATGACGATGTTGGTCGCGAGTCCGGTAGCGAACGGCTTCACCAATATGTGCGTCCGCTTCTCCGTGCCGCTGCCGCTGGTCGTATCGCCGATGACCCAGCGCACCGTGTCACCGGATGCGACCGCCACCAGAGCCTCGCCAGGCTGCAGCGCGATGTCGGTTACGGCGCCCGGCGCGGTGTAGACCTGATAGATCGCGCCGTCGCTGAAGGGATAAACCTGCACTGCGTTTACGAAGGCTTGGCGCTCGGGCTGCTGAGTCGCCGCACGATTGGCGGCCGCAACGCGTGCGACCGCCGGACTGACGACGGTGGCGGCAGGTGCCGCCGGGATTGGCGGCGCCGCGACATTCTGGGCAGATGCGGGTGCGATCGAAAGGACGATCGCCAATACGGCAAGTGTCATCTTCACGGGCGTAACTCCTGGGCAGGCCGCACCGGGGCAGCGAGATTGGGATCGAGAGGTGAGCCGAGCGGCACGCCGGTCGGAACTGTCGGTGTGGATGGCGGCGGCTTGGATGGACGCGGCGGCGCTGGCGGATCGAGTTCCCGGCTCCAGTCGATGGCATCCACATAAACGCCGAGCGGATTCCTGCGGAGCGTGTCGGCATCGGTCGGGGGCTTGACCACGACCGTCAGGATCGCGGTCCAACGCGACGTTCCAGCCTCATTGCCGCGCTCATAGGCTGCCTCGGTCCATTTCACCTGGAACGAGCGGTCGGACGCCCGCACCACGCTGGTGACCTGGATCGACACCGTTTTCTCGCCGAGATTGGCAAACGGATCGGCGCTGCGCGCATAATCTCCGAGGAACTGACTGCCGCGCTTCGTGGTGAAGTCATAGGCATCAAGCCAGTCCTGGCGCACCAGCACCGGATCGAGCGAACGGCCACGGACATTGGAGATGAAGCGCGAAAGGTGCCACGCGATCTGCGGATCGGTCGGATGATAGCCGACCTCGGCTTCAGAGACGGCGCGGGGTTCGCCCAGGCGATCGACCTCGACGACATAGGGGGTCACGCGGCTCTGCGTCGATTGCCAGACCAGCCCTGAGGAAAGACCGCCGGCCAGCGCCAGGCAACCGAACGCCATCAGTCGCCAGTTCCGCGCCTGCACGCGAGCGGAGCCGATGCGTTCGTCCCACAGCTGGCCGGCACGCTGATACGGCGTCTCCGGCTCGGGGGTTCGTCCATAGCGCTGGACAGCGCGCTTGAAGATCATCAATCGTCCCTTTCCTTGATATCCGGGGTGGCGGAGGCACCGCCGCGATCACCCTGCTGAAGGGCGTGCAGCGCAATCTGGCGGTGATGTCGGGCGGTCTGCTGGTCGCGCATTGTCCGTGCCCAGCCGGGAACGCCGTCATTAGCCGCAGCCTGTGCAGCAGCATCGCATCCGGTGCGGTTGAACGCATTCCACGCCGCGGCGCGACCCCGCGAGGCGGCCTCGCGGAGGCCAAAGGCATTGGATACCCGATCGCGCGCGGCGTTCCCGGCAGCGCGGGCGACCCCGCCGAGTCCGGCGCTCATCGTCGGAGCCGCCCCGGTTTCCTTTCCGAGGGTATAAGCTGTCGATGCCGCCGATCCCATCGAGGTGCCGGCGCGGACGGCGCCAAGTGCGGCGCCGCCGACGGAGCGGGCGCCGGCGATGGTCGCGCCGCCAGTAAGCATGCTGATTCCGGTGGCGCCGACCGCGGTGCCGAGCGCGGCACCCGCGCCAAGCTGCGGGGCGCCCGCGACCAGGCCCGATGCGATGCCGGGGCCAAAGATGCCGAGCCCGAAGATCGTCAGGCTGGCGAGCGTCAGGCTCATGGCCTGCGCGATGTCGGGTTCCTGGCCCTGCAATGCGGTCGTAAATTCGGTGAAGAAATTGGCGCCGATGCCGACGATGACCGCGAGCACCATGACCTTGATGCCCGAGGACACGATGTTGCCGAGCACGCGTTCAGCGAGGAAACTGGTGCGGTTCCAGAGCGCAAAGGGGACGAGAATGAAGCCGGCGAGCGAGGTCAGCTTGAACTCGATGATCGTCACGAACATCTGCACCGCGAGGATGAAGAAGGTGATGATCACGATCGCCCAGGCGAACAAAAGCACGACGATTGTCAGGAAATTGTCGAAGAAAGTCGTGAACCCCATCAGCTGTGAGACCTGCTCGAGCAGCGGCCATGCCGCCGAGAATCCGGTGCCCGCGAGGCGGCCCGGCTTGAGGAGATCGTCGGCTGTCAGCGTGCCGCCGCCGGCGGTAAGGCCCGCCTGTGCGAACGACCGGAAGATGATGTCGGCAAGCGTCGAGAAGCTGTTCAGGATGAAAGCAAAGGCGCCGACATAGAGGATCTTCTTGAGGAACCTGCCGATGACATTGTCGTCGCCGCCCAGAGCCCAGAACAGCCCAGCCAGCGTGATGTCCATCCCGATCAGGGTCACGGTCAGGAAGTGGACGTCGCCTCCGAGCAGTCCGAACCCGCTGTCGATGTAGCGGATGAAGGCCTGCATGAAGCGGTCGATGACGTTGAGGTCGTTCACGTGGGCGGTGTCCTCAAAAAGATGAAAGATGCCGCGAGGCGGGACCGAGGGAGCAAAGCCCCGCCCCGCGGCGGACGACGACGGGAGGCGGTGCCGCCGTCGCCCCGACCGGCGGCGCTACTGGGGGGTGTAGGCGATGCCGGAACCGAGGAACTTCTTGGTCGCGGCGCGAGCATCGATCTCGGCTTGCGCCCGGCGCGCCTGCTCGATCGTTTCGGCGCGATATTGCGCGGCCATCATGTTCTGGATCTGGAATTGCTGCTTTGCGGTCAGGGCGAGCAGTTGATTGGCCGCCTGCTGCGCCTGTAGCGCACCCTCGGCGCCCTGGCTCTTGGCGATGATCGCCGCGAGGGTCTGGGCGTCGGCGGCGACGTTCTCGACGACCTGCGCCTGCACGGTCATGGTCTGCTGATAGGCTGACATGGTCGTGTCGAGCCGGGCGCGGGCGGCGATCACCTGATCGTTGGTACGCAAGGCCTGGCCAAAGCTCTGCGGAAACATCTGCCGAAATTGCTGGTCGAGGCCGGACACCTGGAAACGAATGCCCTGTGCCTGGCCCATCAGCCGGTCGATCTGCTGCAATGTCTGGGTGATCGCCTGCAGTTCGGGGAAATCGATGCGGGTCAGGTTCTTCGCCTGATTGATCAGCATGTTCGCTTCATTCTGAAGCGACTGGATCTGGTTGTTGATTTGTTGGAGGGTACGCGCGGCGGTCAGCAGGTTCTGGCTGTAGTTGCTGGGATCGAAGACCACGATCGCCTGTGCCGGGGTGCTGGTCATGGCCAGTCCTACGAAGAGGGACCCGGCGGCGCTAGCGCTGAGCGCGCTCGCGATCAGATACTTGCGAGTGAGGAAACGCATCACATTACTCCTTGGCTTGGGGGGCGGGAAAATCGGAAAGAAGGTCGGCGGCCCAGTCGAGGTCGGCATCGACGAGGAAGCGCGCAGCGAAATCCGCCTCTCCGTCCTCGGCGAGCATCGCGTCAATCCGCGCTTGCGTGGCGGGATCGGAAGCGCCGCACAGGGCGAGCGAGATCGGCCCCAGGCCGAGTTCGAACAGCCGGTTGCCGCGCGCGGACTGCAGGTAATATTGCCGCTTGGGGGTAGCGCGGCTGACCAGCTCGATCTGGCGGTCGTTCAACCCGAACCGCTCATAAGCCTCCCGGCTCTGCGGCTCGATCGCGCGGTCGTTGGGCAGCAGGATGCGCTGCGGGCAACTCTCGATGATGGCCGGGGCGATACTGCTCGAGGCGATGTCTGCAAGGCTCTGGGTCGCGAACAGCACTGCGACGTTCTTCTTGCGCAGCACCTTCAGCCATTCGCGGATGCGCGCGGCGAAGAGCGGATGGTCGAGGAAGATCCACGCTTCGTCGAGCACCAACAAGGTCGGCCGTCCGTCGAACCGCTCCTCCAGCCGATGGAAGAGATAGGTCAGCACCGGCGCGACGACGCCAGCCTGGCTCATCAGCGCCTCGGTCTCGAAGCACTGGACATCGGCGAAGGCGAACTGCTGTTCGGCTGCGTCGAGCAGCCGGCCATAGGGACCGTCGAGCGTGTAAGCGCCGAGCGCCGTTCGAAGCGCGTTCGACTGCAGGAGCAACGTAAGTCCGGTTAGGGTGCGTTCTTCCGGAGGAGCAGATGCGAGACTGCCAAGCGCGGACCAGACCGCATCCTTGACCTCCGGGGTCACCGCGACTTTTTCGTGCGCCAGCAGCGCGCCGATCCATTCGGCTGCCCAACTCCGCTCTGTGGCATCGTCGATCCGGCGCAGCGGCTGGAACGCCAATGTTTCGCCGATGTCCGCGCCGAGCCCGAGCGCGTGGTGCGCTCCGCCCATCGCCAGCACGGCGGCGCGCGCCGAAAATCCCTTGTCGAAGATGTAGACCTGCGAGTTCGCGTAGCGGCGGAACTGGAGCACCATCAGCGCGAGCAGAACGGATTTGCCGGCTCCGGTCGGTCCGACCACCAGCATGTGGCCGACATCGCCGACATGGGTCAAGAGGCGGAACGGCGTCGATCCCGCCGTACTGGCCTGCAGCAACGGTGGCCCGTCGAGATGGGCATTTCGCACCGGCCCGGCCCAGACCGATGACAGCGGCATCAGGTGCGCAAGGTTCAGCGTGTGGACAAGCGGCTGGCGGACATTGGCGTAGGTCTGGCCCGGCAGCGATGAAAGCCAGGCTTCCACCGCGTTGACGCCCTCGCGGATGGTCGTGAAGCCCAGCCCATTGACGATCCGTTCGACCTGTCGGACCTTGTCCTCGACCCGAGCGCGATCGGTGTCGCTGACCGTGATCGTTGTCGTCAGATAGCCGAACGCGACATGGTCGCCGCCCAGCACCTGCAGCGCCAGGTCGGCATCGACCACCTTATTGTCGGCATCGGTATCGAGCAGCTGCGATGGCTGGTTGTACATGACCTCGCGCAGCAGCGCGGTGATCGACTTGCGCTTGTTGAACCATTGCCGACGCAGCCTGGTCAGCGCCCTGGTCGCATCGCTCTTGTCGAGCGCGATGAAACGCGTGACCCAGCGATACCCGAAATCCTGATGGTTGAGCGCGTCGAAAATGCCCGGCCGGCTCATGCTGGGGAAGCCGAGCACGGTCAGCGTGCGGATGTGCACATCGCCAAGCCGCGGCTCCAGGCCACCGGTGAGCGGGGTGTCGGGGAGCAGCGCGTCGAGATAGATCGGCGTCTCGGGCACCGCCACGGGATGCAGCCGCGGCGAGATTGTCCCGTGCAGGAACGTCAACGTCTCGGCATCGTCGAGCGCCCGAACCTCGGGCATGAAGCTGCCAAGGAGGTCGAGAGCGCGATCGCTCTCCGCGATGAAGCTCGCAAGCGCGCCGCGCCAGTCCCGGCCCTTATCCGCATCCGGACGCTCGACCAGCGACCGTCCTGCCGCTTCCGCGCTGTCGGGCGTCGGAAGCCAGGTCAAAGTTAGGTGATACCGGCTCTCATAATGCTCTCCCTCGGCTAGGAAGTTGGCGCGGCGTTCCTGATCGACGAGCCAGGACGCGGGTTCCGGGAAGATGCTGTCGGGATAGGCCGAAGCCTCGCGCCGTTCGGCGTCGAAGAACAGCGCCCAGCCCGTGCCGAAGCGCTTGAGCACGTTGTTGGCCCGGGCACAGGCGGAGACCAATTCGCCTTCGGTGGCGGACTCAAGATCGGGACCGCGGAACCGCAGCGTGCGCTGGAAGCTGCCGTCCTTGTTCAGGATGACACCCGGCGCGATCAGCGCCGCCCAGGGAAGATGATCGGCGAGCCGATCGGGCCGACGGCGATATTCGGCAAGGTTCATCACGCGAGATAGCCCTTCTGGCGGAGGTGGCGGATGAGGACCGGCGCGAAGTCCGGGTCGCGCCGGGCGGCGAACACGGCGATGCTGTGCCCGACAGCCCAGAGCAGGAGGCCAGCGATCCACTGCTGGAGCCCGAGTCCGACCGCAGCCGCGATCGTCCCGTTGACGATCGCCAGCCCGCGGGGCGCGCCGCTGAGTAGGATCGGTGACCCGAGACTCCCGTGGATGGGAGCCTCGAAGCCTTCGATGTGCTGGCCAGCACGAATCACGAGATCAGCGCTCCGCCGCCGAAGCTGAAGAAGCTGAGGAAGAAGCTCGACGCAGCGAACGCGATCGACAAACCGAACACGATCTGGATCAGACGCCGGAAGCCGCCGCTGCTCTCGCCGAACGCCAGCGTGAGTCCGGTCGTGATGATGACGATGACGGCGACGATCTTCGCGACCGGACCCTGGACCGATTCCAACACCTGCTGGAGCGGCTGCTCCCAGGGCATGCCCGACCCGGCTGCCTGCGCGCTGGTGGTGACAGCGAGACCCAAACCGATAGCTGCGCCGACGATGAAGGTGGTGCCGCGCGATGGAATTCTGGCAAGCTGCATGGTCATTCTCCTTGAGGGGTGAGAGGTATGAGGAGGTCGGCGAGCGCGTAGGTGCCGGTGTTGGGATCGAGCCCGGCGACGCGCGCGATGCTGGCAATGCGGCGCTGGATGCCGC from Sphingobium sp. CAP-1 includes the following:
- a CDS encoding MBL fold metallo-hydrolase; the encoded protein is MGLTNIRIQHAVGQGFFHAAELHEGSALRLRYVYDCGAMTKYQAARSNSIKEYLKSAGARSKIDLLFISHVHADHLNGLPQLLDSKKGVAVDTIVLPFFNVADRLIAYARDAIEDPATLLDDFYREFVIDPTTALSGFRPRQILFMVPGGPDSPGAPDVDGGRPEGPDGHDIQGLRDEKGQVTWKPLGRGWINSPNGRPRAESALPGPIVATLPDSIGLVSPSIDPNLGLWLLSPFVDPAVDAQQAVFFRALLKALNHGVSAKAKMKAAALKPWLAVSANLRDLVTNRAGDLTQAYSAVSKNLNITSMCLYSGPLPDGVVRPEGHYGTFGTWNAQGKGGIAWLGTGDAALKEKARRRRFLAHFCKLLDEVVTLTVPHHGSEGNFDAELLTKIDPSFCIVAADAIGTWRHPGTAVVQAVASHGLFLSVVTSDTKSCVREEVMIG
- the trbG gene encoding P-type conjugative transfer protein TrbG — its product is MTLAVLAIVLSIAPASAQNVAAPPIPAAPAATVVSPAVARVAAANRAATQQPERQAFVNAVQVYPFSDGAIYQVYTAPGAVTDIALQPGEALVAVASGDTVRWVIGDTTSGSGTEKRTHILVKPFATGLATNIVITTDRRSYHLQLTATSRTAMAALSWIYPADQLIALRRAAEQAAAAAPVSEGLAIDNLHFNYAVSGDQPAWRPLRAFDDGRQTFVEFPASIAVGEAPPLFIIGPTGEAELINYRVRGRFYVADRIFDAAELRLGTGKQQIVHITRVAEGSASRKGKRS
- the trbF gene encoding conjugal transfer protein TrbF, which encodes MIFKRAVQRYGRTPEPETPYQRAGQLWDERIGSARVQARNWRLMAFGCLALAGGLSSGLVWQSTQSRVTPYVVEVDRLGEPRAVSEAEVGYHPTDPQIAWHLSRFISNVRGRSLDPVLVRQDWLDAYDFTTKRGSQFLGDYARSADPFANLGEKTVSIQVTSVVRASDRSFQVKWTEAAYERGNEAGTSRWTAILTVVVKPPTDADTLRRNPLGVYVDAIDWSRELDPPAPPRPSKPPPSTPTVPTGVPLGSPLDPNLAAPVRPAQELRP
- the trbE gene encoding conjugal transfer protein TrbE, translating into MMNLAEYRRRPDRLADHLPWAALIAPGVILNKDGSFQRTLRFRGPDLESATEGELVSACARANNVLKRFGTGWALFFDAERREASAYPDSIFPEPASWLVDQERRANFLAEGEHYESRYHLTLTWLPTPDSAEAAGRSLVERPDADKGRDWRGALASFIAESDRALDLLGSFMPEVRALDDAETLTFLHGTISPRLHPVAVPETPIYLDALLPDTPLTGGLEPRLGDVHIRTLTVLGFPSMSRPGIFDALNHQDFGYRWVTRFIALDKSDATRALTRLRRQWFNKRKSITALLREVMYNQPSQLLDTDADNKVVDADLALQVLGGDHVAFGYLTTTITVSDTDRARVEDKVRQVERIVNGLGFTTIREGVNAVEAWLSSLPGQTYANVRQPLVHTLNLAHLMPLSSVWAGPVRNAHLDGPPLLQASTAGSTPFRLLTHVGDVGHMLVVGPTGAGKSVLLALMVLQFRRYANSQVYIFDKGFSARAAVLAMGGAHHALGLGADIGETLAFQPLRRIDDATERSWAAEWIGALLAHEKVAVTPEVKDAVWSALGSLASAPPEERTLTGLTLLLQSNALRTALGAYTLDGPYGRLLDAAEQQFAFADVQCFETEALMSQAGVVAPVLTYLFHRLEERFDGRPTLLVLDEAWIFLDHPLFAARIREWLKVLRKKNVAVLFATQSLADIASSSIAPAIIESCPQRILLPNDRAIEPQSREAYERFGLNDRQIELVSRATPKRQYYLQSARGNRLFELGLGPISLALCGASDPATQARIDAMLAEDGEADFAARFLVDADLDWAADLLSDFPAPQAKE
- a CDS encoding DUF2274 domain-containing protein produces the protein MPELKLAKLPDRTPIKLSITVTPDLHQMLQDYGALYAEAYGREESVTELIPAMLVSFLDSDRGFVRSRNRS
- the trbJ gene encoding P-type conjugative transfer protein TrbJ, producing MRFLTRKYLIASALSASAAGSLFVGLAMTSTPAQAIVVFDPSNYSQNLLTAARTLQQINNQIQSLQNEANMLINQAKNLTRIDFPELQAITQTLQQIDRLMGQAQGIRFQVSGLDQQFRQMFPQSFGQALRTNDQVIAARARLDTTMSAYQQTMTVQAQVVENVAADAQTLAAIIAKSQGAEGALQAQQAANQLLALTAKQQFQIQNMMAAQYRAETIEQARRAQAEIDARAATKKFLGSGIAYTPQ
- the trbL gene encoding P-type conjugative transfer protein TrbL, producing the protein MNDLNVIDRFMQAFIRYIDSGFGLLGGDVHFLTVTLIGMDITLAGLFWALGGDDNVIGRFLKKILYVGAFAFILNSFSTLADIIFRSFAQAGLTAGGGTLTADDLLKPGRLAGTGFSAAWPLLEQVSQLMGFTTFFDNFLTIVVLLFAWAIVIITFFILAVQMFVTIIEFKLTSLAGFILVPFALWNRTSFLAERVLGNIVSSGIKVMVLAVIVGIGANFFTEFTTALQGQEPDIAQAMSLTLASLTIFGLGIFGPGIASGLVAGAPQLGAGAALGTAVGATGISMLTGGATIAGARSVGGAALGAVRAGTSMGSAASTAYTLGKETGAAPTMSAGLGGVARAAGNAARDRVSNAFGLREAASRGRAAAWNAFNRTGCDAAAQAAANDGVPGWARTMRDQQTARHHRQIALHALQQGDRGGASATPDIKERDD
- a CDS encoding TrbI/VirB10 family protein, giving the protein MSEAAPAPAPKVDPETLAIRTKPARAIRFRRGVIIAIAAMGSVSLMAVAWIALKPRVFSAVADRQELSEPSNRPSTDALNGLPATYGDAPKLGPPLPGDLGRPILESQRRMATETGGVTSDPSAQLAAQERERQLAELKAARESGVLVQGRTAPSPTATADTSAAPAPTASESSAPALDPDRDPNGQARKAQFVGTLDRAGDVNPHTLTASPSPYLLSAGSVISASLITGLRSDLPGLVTAQVISQVFDSPTGRILLIPQGSRLIGSYDSVVAFGQKRALIVWQRIILPDGSSLRIDNVPASDASGYAGLQDKVDFHSWALLKGVALSTLLGVGSELTVTGESDLVQAIRESTQQNVSRAGDQLTSRNLDIQPTITIRPGASVLLVVHKDLILAPWRG
- a CDS encoding helix-turn-helix domain-containing protein, which translates into the protein MKRRLSAEQRRDEASKAAAELSALPIEPISVRIATAVKLTGIPRTTLYELIKSGEIETVKIGRSTFIPYRCLRRLVGGCFSDNAQSPSDRNM